A section of the Streptomyces sp. SCL15-4 genome encodes:
- a CDS encoding S41 family peptidase translates to MSGRDPLCSSRRVRRGAALTLVFAGVLATGAVTGAFPGPGAPQRRAAATPADPAARHEAVRRAAAEALADGKSPMEAAERAVSRSGDRWAAVYSEGEYEEFQDALDGRYTGVGLWARQEADGGIEVTRVRSGSPAAEAGIRAGDRLRSVDGRETDGRPVTEVIALLRGDAPGDGAADAPAGTTVTLGLARGRRTWTKTLHRARLSTDPVTVRRLPGGVSVLKVSAFTKGSAGAVRAALRAAPAGGRTVLDLRGNSGGLVTEARATASAFLDGGLVATYDVDGVQRALHADPGGDTTRPLVVLVDGGTMSAAELLTGALQDRGRAVVIGSRTFGKGSVQMPTKLPDGSVAELTVGHYRTPSGRAVDGRGITPDLEAGPEQALPRAETVLTGLGDPS, encoded by the coding sequence ATGTCAGGCCGTGACCCTCTGTGTAGTTCGCGCCGCGTCCGCCGCGGCGCCGCCCTGACACTGGTCTTCGCCGGCGTGCTGGCGACCGGCGCCGTCACCGGCGCCTTCCCGGGACCCGGCGCCCCCCAGCGCCGGGCCGCCGCCACACCCGCGGACCCGGCCGCCCGGCACGAGGCCGTGCGCCGGGCCGCCGCCGAGGCGCTGGCCGACGGCAAGTCCCCCATGGAGGCCGCCGAGCGGGCCGTCAGCCGCAGCGGCGACCGCTGGGCCGCCGTCTACTCCGAGGGCGAGTACGAGGAGTTCCAGGACGCCCTCGACGGCCGCTACACCGGCGTCGGCCTGTGGGCGCGGCAGGAGGCGGACGGCGGGATCGAGGTCACCCGCGTGCGGAGCGGTTCGCCCGCCGCCGAGGCCGGGATCCGCGCCGGCGACCGGCTGCGCAGCGTCGACGGCCGGGAGACCGACGGCCGGCCGGTCACCGAGGTGATCGCCCTGCTGCGCGGCGACGCGCCCGGCGACGGCGCGGCGGACGCCCCGGCCGGCACCACCGTCACGCTCGGTCTCGCGCGCGGCCGGCGCACCTGGACGAAGACCCTGCACCGGGCCCGGCTGTCCACCGACCCGGTCACCGTGCGTCGGCTGCCCGGCGGGGTGAGCGTGCTGAAGGTCTCCGCGTTCACCAAGGGCTCCGCCGGCGCCGTCCGCGCGGCCCTGCGCGCCGCTCCGGCCGGCGGCCGTACCGTCCTGGACCTGCGCGGGAACTCCGGCGGACTGGTCACCGAGGCCCGGGCCACCGCCTCCGCCTTCCTGGACGGCGGCCTGGTCGCCACCTACGACGTCGACGGCGTCCAGCGCGCCCTGCACGCCGACCCCGGCGGCGACACCACCCGGCCCCTGGTCGTCCTCGTCGACGGCGGCACCATGAGCGCGGCCGAGCTGCTCACCGGCGCCCTCCAGGACCGCGGCCGCGCGGTGGTGATCGGCTCGCGCACCTTCGGCAAGGGCTCCGTCCAGATGCCGACGAAACTGCCCGACGGCTCGGTGGCCGAGCTGACCGTCGGCCACTACCGCACCCCGTCCGGCCGCGCGGTCGACGGCCGGGGCATCACCCCGGACCTGGAGGCGGGACCGGAGCAGGCCCTGCCACGGGCGGAGACGGTGCTCACCGGGCTGGGCGACCCGTCGTAG
- the smpB gene encoding SsrA-binding protein SmpB produces MYVPKESQPKQGGGAAKARDGEKGGKRKIVAQNKKARHDYAIIDTYEAGLVLMGTEVKSLREGRTSLTDGFVHIDQGEAWLHNAHIPEYHQGSWTNHSARRKRKLLLHREEIAKLEAKSQETGHTIVPLAIYFKDGRAKAEIALARGKKEYDKRQTLREQQDRREAARAIAAAKRRQRGG; encoded by the coding sequence ATGTACGTACCGAAGGAGTCCCAGCCCAAGCAGGGCGGCGGGGCCGCCAAGGCCAGGGACGGCGAGAAGGGCGGCAAGCGCAAGATCGTCGCCCAGAACAAGAAGGCCCGGCACGACTACGCGATCATCGACACCTACGAGGCCGGGCTCGTGCTCATGGGCACGGAGGTCAAGTCGCTGCGCGAGGGACGCACCTCGCTGACCGACGGCTTCGTCCACATCGACCAGGGCGAGGCGTGGCTGCACAACGCCCACATCCCGGAGTACCACCAGGGCAGCTGGACCAACCACTCCGCGCGCCGCAAGCGCAAGCTGCTCCTGCACCGCGAGGAGATCGCCAAGCTGGAGGCGAAGTCCCAGGAGACGGGACACACGATCGTGCCCCTCGCCATCTACTTCAAGGACGGCCGGGCCAAGGCCGAGATCGCGCTCGCGCGCGGCAAGAAGGAGTACGACAAGCGGCAGACGCTGCGGGAGCAGCAGGACCGGCGGGAGGCGGCCCGGGCGATCGCGGCGGCGAAGCGCAGGCAGCGCGGCGGCTAG